A stretch of Prunus dulcis chromosome 6, ALMONDv2, whole genome shotgun sequence DNA encodes these proteins:
- the LOC117632354 gene encoding uncharacterized protein LOC117632354, with product MLNTGNPELPQKSQDENKFFSRLLSKESSMANPSFKVYYGGLAGSVPFIWESQPGTPKHTFSDDPIPPLTPPPSYYSNSFQKPTKKHSRSNLLHTFFPKISLNKKTHVPSSPSSHSSPSSSLFSSSDSSMHVPVSTRKFHGRRSRFSSRSSSFDSTGDFEEEEDAGSPTSTLCFRFSRVTSGGNRGCHKS from the coding sequence ATGTTGAACACTGGCAACCCTGAGCTTCCTCAAAAATCCCAAGATGAAAACAAGTTCTTCTCTAGGCTTCTGTCCAAGGAAAGCTCCATGGCCAATCCATCTTTCAAGGTCTACTATGGAGGTCTGGCTGGTAGTGTTCCATTCATCTGGGAATCTCAGCCTGGCACCCCAAAACACACATTCAGTGATGACCCAATTCCTCCTCTCACTCCTCCTCCTTCGTACTATTCAAATTCCTTccaaaaaccaaccaaaaagcACTCAAGATCCAATCTTTTACACACCTTTTTCCCAAAAATAAGTCTCAATAAGAAAACCCATGTAccatcttctccttcttcacaTTCCTCACCTTCTTCATCATTGTTTTCTTCATCAGATTCATCTATGCATGTGCCAGTGAGCACAAGGAAGTTCCATGGAAGGAGGAGCCGGTTTTCGAGCAGAAGCTCATCGTTTGACTCCACGGGAGACTTtgaggaagaggaggatgCTGGCTCGCCTACTTCAACATTGTGCTTTCGATTCAGCAGAGTGACCAGTGGAGGCAACCGAGGCTGCCATAAATCTTAA